CGAAACAAAAAGAACGGTAGCTTCACCGATCGTATCGTACGCCCTGAAATCAAGAAGTACGGCGGTAACGATATTGGTCGCCCCGGTATCCCTGATCCCCGTTTCCAGGTACCTGCTCGAGACCTTCATCACAGGATGGCCGAAAACCGGCAGGTCGTGGACGGCAAAATATGAAAAGAGCAGGAAAAGTCCGAAGAAGATAAGACTCACGACCATCGGAAGAGTATCCCGGTGTCTCTCTATCGATGTGTTATCGGTCGATATCGTAGCCCGGATAAGTATCACAAGGATCAATATCTCCACCACCACCTGCGTGATAGCTATATCGGGGGCTCCCAGCATAAGAAAGACGATTCCGAGGCTGAATCCGACTATACCTACGGATATTACCGAGGACAGCAGGTTCTTCGTCTCTATCGCTATTACCGAACCGATGATCATGAAAATCGTCAATACAAGGAGAAATGTCTCCATTCTTCTGCCTCTCCCTTATCTTCTTGTTACCACTTGAACATTAAAATAAACGCAAGGACTCCGAGTCCTATCACTGCCCACGAAAGATATGTCGAAAGGATGCCGTCATGCATCTTTCTCAAAAACTGAACAAGAACGTCGCCAAGCTTCCCGAATATATTGAACACATCAAAGGCTCCGCTGTCTCCGTCCCTGAATCCGCCCGAAAAGAAAGGATTCATGTCGTCTGTCACGGTTTTATAAAAATGCGTTCCCGGTATCGCCATTTCGTCGTTATCCATGATATTTCCGCCGACCCATGGATTTTCATCTACCCGGATCTTCTTTCTGACCCCTGCCAGAGCGTAGATGATAAATCCGACGACGAGCCCGAGAAGCATCAGAACTGTCGCGAGTGTCGGGTTCCAGAATCCGCCGCCGTCCCCGATCACCACGCTGCTTCCGTCAATACCGATGCCCGATTGCGTAAGTACCGGCATTATAAATCTTTCAAGGGGATATCTGGCGAAAATGCCGAACGCGACGCAGAGGACAGCGAGAAATATCATCGGCAGCTGCATCGTGAAACCGACTTCCCGGACGTGGTCGAACTTCTCGGATCTTCTTCCGAGGAATATTGAATGAAGCACCTTTATGAATGAGGCCAGCGTAAGGGCGCTTCCGAATATCGCTATGATGAGGAATACCATGTGGTACCCCGTGTGCCCTTCAAGCATCCCCTGGTACACAAGCCATTTGGAGACGAACCCGTTGAAGGGCGGCACTCCGGAGATCGAAAAAGCCGTTATTACCATTGTGATAAAGGTGACCGGCATCAGCCTTGCGAGTCCTCCTAGCTTTTCGAGGTCGGTCGTCCCAGTCTGTTTCTCTACAGCTCCGGCGCCGAGGAAAAGGCCGCTCTTGTATATCGCGTTGTTGACCATGTGAAAAAGCCCCCCGGCCATCGCGACCGGGATGCAGCTTCCCACGCCGAGGACCATATATCCTACCTGGCTGACGGCATGGAACGACAGCAGTTTTTTAAGATCATGCTGGACCAGCGCCATCAGAACGGC
The window above is part of the Candidatus Krumholzibacteriota bacterium genome. Proteins encoded here:
- a CDS encoding DUF4040 domain-containing protein, which translates into the protein METFLLVLTIFMIIGSVIAIETKNLLSSVISVGIVGFSLGIVFLMLGAPDIAITQVVVEILILVILIRATISTDNTSIERHRDTLPMVVSLIFFGLFLLFSYFAVHDLPVFGHPVMKVSSRYLETGIRDTGATNIVTAVLLDFRAYDTIGEATVLFVSIVGAFVILRRQGRKGRSEEDTEKVGILEDEDIKKNFEGF
- a CDS encoding NADH-quinone oxidoreductase subunit L, encoding MHELLQIIVVAGAIGLIPLFIPRKGSVIAGIITLLASIWLFVQAYRFLGAGEVAYNVALFDLGGQIPIDFALRLTAFSSFILVFISLFGVLITLYSLGYLRGSDRGSIYYSYILWTLAAASGAVLADNLLIMLIFWEMLTAILFFLINMGGKGHEKAAAKAFTLLGFTDASMLLGIILIWVRYGTVSISRLSAMPIETTAPVMIIAFICMFAGAIAKTGGMPFHSWIPEMAKPTPALTIAFLPASLDKLLGIYLLGMLTFRIFDISAGSPLSIMMMIVGAGTLIFAVLMALVQHDLKKLLSFHAVSQVGYMVLGVGSCIPVAMAGGLFHMVNNAIYKSGLFLGAGAVEKQTGTTDLEKLGGLARLMPVTFITMVITAFSISGVPPFNGFVSKWLVYQGMLEGHTGYHMVFLIIAIFGSALTLASFIKVLHSIFLGRRSEKFDHVREVGFTMQLPMIFLAVLCVAFGIFARYPLERFIMPVLTQSGIGIDGSSVVIGDGGGFWNPTLATVLMLLGLVVGFIIYALAGVRKKIRVDENPWVGGNIMDNDEMAIPGTHFYKTVTDDMNPFFSGGFRDGDSGAFDVFNIFGKLGDVLVQFLRKMHDGILSTYLSWAVIGLGVLAFILMFKW